Proteins found in one Triticum aestivum cultivar Chinese Spring chromosome 4D, IWGSC CS RefSeq v2.1, whole genome shotgun sequence genomic segment:
- the LOC123098237 gene encoding uncharacterized protein, translating to MAAAIGAEEQDVPLFHPSPCAYYVQSPSAASHTLSHPASESTALILSPFPETAFAAPRRSDDAGAGRHEHDQEASRLALSRYSSSRGSNNSFLTDKKPSGGGGRGARQVLRVVSGRSDDGDGDGADQRSGAWRYVKLDPEAPCCCIAFQVAWRVAVSMAIALLVFVVVTKPAHPGVSFKVGKVERFSLGEGLDGSGVITSFLNCNCSVEMAVENHSKVFSLHLLPPLLDMSFGHFTFANSQQGEGPYVVVGPRAATTVRLFVAAQEKPMYAAGRGMQDLLESGKGVPVAITVRSRSRYRVVGSLVRLTYRHDSQCVLYLRRRTPRRDNALAAAGHATCSAAAL from the exons ATGGCAGCAGCCATCGGCGCGGAGGAGCAGGACGTGCCGCTCTTCCACCCCTCCCCGTGCGCGTACTACGTGCAGAGCCCCTCCGCGGCATCGCACACCCTGAGCCACCCGGCGTCCGAGTCCACAGCGCTCATCCTCTCGCCGTTTCCCGAGACCGccttcgccgccccgcgccgtAGCGAcgacgccggcgccggccgccACGAGCACGACCAGGAGGCCTCCCGCCTCGCCCTGTCCCGCTACTCCTCCTCCCGCGGCTCCAACAACTCCTTCCTCACCGACAAGAagcccagcggcggcggcggcaggggggcGCGGCAGGTGCTGAGGGTTGTCTCCGGGCGgtccgacgacggcgacggcgacggcgctgACCAGAGGAGCGGGGCGTGGAGGTACGTGAAGCTGGACCCGGAGGCGCCATGCTGCTGCATCGCGTTCCAGGTGGCGTGGAGGGTGGCCGTCAGCATGGCGATCGCGCTCCTCGTCTTCGTCGTGGTCACCAAGCCCGCGCACCCCGGCGTCTCCTTCAAGGTCGGCAAGGTGGAGCGGTTCAGCCTCGGggaagggctggacggctccggcgtGATCACCAGCTTCCTCAACTGCAACTGCTCCGTGGAGATGGCCGTGGAGAACCACTCCAAGGTCTTCAGCCTGCACCTCCTCCCTCCGCTGCTCGACATGTCCTTCGGCCACTTCACCTTCGCAAACTCACAGCAG GGAGAGGGGCCGTACGTCGTCGTCGGGCCGCGAGCCGCTACGACGGTGAGGCTCTTCGTGGCGGCGCAGGAGAAGCCGATGTACGCGGCGGGGCGCGGCATGCAGGACCTGCTCGAGTCCGGCAAGGGCGTGCCGGTCGCCATCACGGTGCGGTCGCGGTCCCGGTACCGCGTGGTAGGGAGCCTGGTCCGGCTCACGTACCGCCACGACTCCCAGTGCGTGCTGTACCTCAGGAGGAGAACGCCGCGGCGGGACAACGCCCTCGCTGCCGCCGGCCACGCCACCTGCTCCGCGGCAGCTCTATGA
- the LOC123098236 gene encoding putative pentatricopeptide repeat-containing protein At3g05240, with the protein MARSSGDVVRWTKRISALARGGRAAEAVAEFSRMDAAPNALTLASVLPACARLRSLVLGRAIHGFWLRRGGGPGANPIVDNAVLDVYAKCGALRSARRVFDGMPERDVFAWTAMAWGLARSGSPQDAVAMFRAMLSDGGEAARPNEATLVSVLHAVASTGALACGKLLHSYALKRGLGGEQVVANALVDAYAKCGEARLAFEVFDLLPDKDLVSWATVMRAMAVHGRCREALQLFSMMLRQGVRPDGAVFLSLLYACCHAGQVDQALHLLGAMGRIYGVAPQREHYTCVLDACGRAGRLDGVGEIFRRMPVECDQQALGAYCSHASASKANGVVAGERFLWKRFLAGEVAAGRDTCVLMSKSLADAGRWDDVCSVRERAAATRIDETAACTWIQV; encoded by the coding sequence ATGGCCCGCTCGTCGGGAGACGTAGTGCGGTGGACGAAGCGCATCTCGGCGCTGGCGAGGGGCGGGCGCGCAGCGGAGGCCGTGGCGGAGTTCTCCAGGATGGACGCGGCGCCGAACGCGCTCACGCTGGCGAGCGTCCTCCCGGCGTGCGCCAGGCTACGGAGCCTCGTCCTGGGGCGGGCCATCCACGGGTTCTGGCTCCGGCGAGGGGGCGGCCCCGGCGCGAACCCGATCGTGGACAACGCCGTGCTGGACGTGTACGCCAAGTGCGGGGCGCTCCGCAGCGCGCGCCGCGTGTTCGACGGAATGCCCGAGCGGGACGTCTTCGCCTGGACCGCGATGGCGTGGGGGCTCGCGAGGAGCGGCAGCCCGCAGGACGCCGTCGCGATGTTCAGGGCGATGTTGTCCGACGGCGGCGAGGCCGCCCGCCCGAACGAGGCCACCTTGGTCAGCGTCCTGCACGCCGTGGCGTCCACCGGCGCTCTGGCATGCGGCAAGCTGCTGCACTCGTACGCGCTGAAGCGAGGGCTCGGCGGCGAGCAGGTCGTCGCCAACGCGCTGGTCGACGCCTACGCCAAGTGCGGGGAGGCGCGGCTGGCGTTCGAGGTGTTCGACCTGCTCCCGGACAAGGACCTGGTCTCCTGGGCCACCGTCATGAGGGCCATGGCCGTGCACGGCCGGTGCAGGGAGGCGCTGCAGCTCTTCTCCATGATGCtgcgccaaggtgttcgaccggaCGGCGCCGTGTTCCTGTCGTTGCTCTATGCCTGCTGCCATGCCGGGCAGGTGGACCAGGCGCTGCACCTCCTGGGCGCCATGGGAAGGATCTACGGGGTCGCGCCGCAGCGGGAGCACTACACGTGCGTGCTCGACGCCTGCGGCCGAGCCGGGAGGCTCGACGGAGTTGGAGAAATATTCAGGCGGATGCCCGTGGAATGCGATCAGCAGGCACTTGGAGCTTACTGCTCCCATGCAAGTGCGAGCAAGGCAAACGGAGTTGTTGCCGGCGAGCGGTTCCTCTGGAAGAGGTTTCTCGCCGGAGAAGTGGCCGCCGGACGGGACACGTGCGTGCTCATGTCCAAGTCTCTGGCTGATGCCGGGCGATGGGACGACGTTTGTTCTGTCAGGGAGAGGGCTGCTGCAACAAGGATCGACGAGACTGCTGCTTGCACTTGGATTCAAGTGTAG